The segment AGGAACTCGATCTCGTCGTCGGGACTGAGCTCCTGGTCCTCGGGCACCTTCATCGAGAACGTGTCGTACGTCTCGAGGTCCATCACCTGAACGACCGTCGAGGACTCGACGGAGACGACCTGGCCCTGCTTGCGTTCGATGATCGGGACCCAGCACTTCTGGTCGACCGGCTGACTCATCGAGCGCTTCTTGCCGTCGAACACGCCCTCCGCTTCCACGCGCGCCTTCGCACTGCCGTGCTTCCCGGGCTTGGCCGTGGAGTACGCGTTGATCTTGCACGGGACGTCGTCGAGCATGACGTACGAGCCCTCCTGGAGGTCTCGTACTTCCTGCTGCTGCGTAGCCATGCACGGCCGTTCTGGCCACGTGGCTATAAACCGTTTGGAACGCCACGGCCGCCGACGAGGGTGGATTCCCCAGACGCGGCCGCGGTCGCGGGACCGTGCCAGCACGCATCAGCGCACGAATATGTCGACTGGGCACGTCTACGGAGACATGAATACCACCGACGTCGACGACGCCGACCCGAACCGGACGGTCGCGA is part of the Halorubellus sp. JP-L1 genome and harbors:
- a CDS encoding translation initiation factor IF-5A yields the protein MATQQQEVRDLQEGSYVMLDDVPCKINAYSTAKPGKHGSAKARVEAEGVFDGKKRSMSQPVDQKCWVPIIERKQGQVVSVESSTVVQVMDLETYDTFSMKVPEDQELSPDDEIEFLEFEGQRKVL